A genomic segment from Candidatus Auribacterota bacterium encodes:
- a CDS encoding AAA family ATPase has product MYLSYYGFQKHPFNLTADPSFLFPSPQHREAMSFLYYGIMGRKGFLAITGEVGTGKTTLCRALLSMLDNKVKTAFILNSNLTEYQLLHAITEDFGISMPAKNKINLMRALNNFLLDQVRQGNNAVLIIDEAQNLSSVQLEQIRMLSNLETAEEKLLQIILVGQPQLRKKLDSKGLLQLRQRLAIRFHLYPLSRGEVAAYIAHRLRVAGGSLQGMFDPRAIDLIYEYSDGVPRLINMLCDKALLAGFALGIKTITVRIIKASIREIEGTPELTAVSAN; this is encoded by the coding sequence ATGTACCTCAGCTACTATGGATTCCAGAAACACCCGTTCAACCTGACGGCTGACCCGAGTTTCCTCTTCCCGAGCCCCCAGCACCGGGAGGCGATGAGTTTCCTCTACTACGGCATCATGGGGCGCAAGGGATTCCTCGCAATCACGGGCGAGGTGGGCACCGGCAAAACGACGCTCTGCAGGGCGCTCCTCTCCATGCTCGACAACAAGGTGAAGACCGCCTTCATCCTCAATTCAAACCTCACCGAGTATCAGCTCCTCCACGCAATCACTGAGGATTTCGGCATCTCCATGCCCGCGAAGAACAAGATAAACCTCATGCGCGCGCTCAACAATTTCCTCCTCGATCAGGTGCGCCAGGGGAATAACGCGGTCCTGATAATCGACGAGGCGCAAAATCTGAGCTCGGTGCAACTCGAACAGATCCGCATGCTCTCCAATCTGGAGACGGCGGAAGAGAAGCTCCTCCAGATCATCCTCGTCGGCCAGCCCCAGCTCCGGAAGAAGCTGGATTCCAAGGGGCTTCTCCAGCTGAGGCAGCGGCTCGCCATCCGATTCCACCTCTACCCCCTCTCGAGGGGCGAGGTCGCCGCCTACATCGCCCACCGGCTGAGGGTCGCAGGGGGCAGCCTACAGGGCATGTTCGACCCGCGCGCCATTGACCTCATCTACGAGTACTCGGACGGCGTCCCACGCCTGATCAACATGCTGTGTGACAAGGCGCTCCTCGCCGGCTTCGCGCTCGGCATAAAGACAATCACCGTCAGGATAATCAAGGCGAGCATCAGAGAGATCGAGGGGACGCCGGAGCTGACGGCTGTTTCGGCAAATTGA